GATGTAAAAACAGAAGTGATAGCAGGTTTTACAACGTTTATAACAATGGCTTACATAATATTTGTCAACCCCACAATCCTCAGTACAACCGGTCTTGACAAGCAGGCAGTGTTTTTTGCAACATGTATTGGGGCTGCTGTCGGTACACTTATAATGGCACTCTATGCAAATCTTCCATTTGCTTTGGCACCGGGAATGGGGCTTAATGCATTTTTCACATATACAGTGTGCCTCCAGATGAAATACACTCCTCAACAAGCTCTTGCTGCAGTGTTTATATCAGGTATAATATTTGTTCTAATAACTGCTGTAGGTTTGCGACAAGCAATAGTAAAGTCAATTCCACAGTCCTTAAAACATGCAATGACTGCAGGTATAGGACTGTTTATTGCTTTTATAGGGTTTATCAACAGTGGAATAGTGGTTATTGACCCGGGTTCGAAACTGCCAAAGTTTGGTGATTTTACTGCAGCATTCAATTCTTTTACAAATAATCCTGATATAAACAAGAGTATAATAGCTTCACGTGGTGCACTTGTTGCTGTAATTGGACTTTTGATAATTGGAATTTTGATTGCAAGAAGAGTAAAAGGTGCAATAATAATTGGGATTATAATTACCACAATAATCAGCTTTCCACTGAAGATTGTTGACCTTTCAAAGTTTAAATTTAGTTTAGAAGCATTCAAGGTTTCTGCTTTCAACTTTGATTTTGCAGGACTGTTTTCTGCGCATAACCAAGGTGGAGGAATTGGAGCTGTACTTTTGAGCTTGTTTGCAATAATTTTGACATTTACACTCATTGACATGTTTGATAGTATTGGTACCTTTGTTGGACTTGCTGACAAAGCAGGTATGCTTGACGAAAAAGGTGATATTCCTAATATGGACAGAGCACTTATGTCAGATGCGATAGCAACAATTGTTGGAGCTATATTTGGTACCTCTACTGTAACAACCTATATCGAAAGTGCTGCAGGTATAGAAGAAGGTGGAAGAACTGGTCTTACTTCTCTTGTGACAGGACTTCTGTTTATCCTTGCACTGATTATTGCTCCATTTATCGGGCTTGTTCCATCCCAGGCTACAGCTCCAGCTCTTATTGCTGTTGGTGTTATGATGATAAGCTCAATAAAGAAGATTGATTTTAACGACTTTGAAGAAGCTCTACCAGCATTTCTGACAATAGTGATAATGCCATTTACCTACAGCATTGCAAATGGTATTTCAGCTGGTATTATATTCTACGTTTTGGTTAAACTTTTAAGAGGGAAAGCAAAAGAGGTTCACCCAATTACTTATGTGCTTGCTATTCTGTTCATCTTAAGATTTATGGTCATCGCCCATTAGAAAAAAAGGGGAGCAAAGATGATGCTCCCCTTTTAAAACTTAAAATTTTGAATAATTATACATTTTGAAATATCAATAATCAGAGTCTAATATCTGCCAACAGAACTTTAGGAGGTTTTATAATTATGAGTTATCAAATAAAAGGATTGTTATATGAGGGAAAGGCAAAAAAGATTTATGAGACAGACGTTGATGACATTGTTATAATTGAATATAAGGATGATGCAACTGCTTTTGATGGTACAAAAAGAGGTATAATTAATGAAAAAGGTATAGTAAACAACAAAATTTCAAACCATCTTTTCAAACTTTTAGAATCTAAAGGGATTCCTACACATTTTATTGAGCAGATAGACGAAAGAAGGACAGC
This Caldicellulosiruptor changbaiensis DNA region includes the following protein-coding sequences:
- a CDS encoding NCS2 family permease; this encodes MLENLFKLKERKTDVKTEVIAGFTTFITMAYIIFVNPTILSTTGLDKQAVFFATCIGAAVGTLIMALYANLPFALAPGMGLNAFFTYTVCLQMKYTPQQALAAVFISGIIFVLITAVGLRQAIVKSIPQSLKHAMTAGIGLFIAFIGFINSGIVVIDPGSKLPKFGDFTAAFNSFTNNPDINKSIIASRGALVAVIGLLIIGILIARRVKGAIIIGIIITTIISFPLKIVDLSKFKFSLEAFKVSAFNFDFAGLFSAHNQGGGIGAVLLSLFAIILTFTLIDMFDSIGTFVGLADKAGMLDEKGDIPNMDRALMSDAIATIVGAIFGTSTVTTYIESAAGIEEGGRTGLTSLVTGLLFILALIIAPFIGLVPSQATAPALIAVGVMMISSIKKIDFNDFEEALPAFLTIVIMPFTYSIANGISAGIIFYVLVKLLRGKAKEVHPITYVLAILFILRFMVIAH